Proteins from one Mus pahari chromosome 10, PAHARI_EIJ_v1.1, whole genome shotgun sequence genomic window:
- the Tmem30a gene encoding cell cycle control protein 50A has product MAMNYSAKDEVDGGPTGPPGGAAKTRRPDNTAFKQQRLPAWQPILTAGTVLPTFFIIGLIFIPIGIGIFVTSNNIREIEIDYTGTEPSSPCNKCLSPNVTSCACTINFTLKQSFEGNVFMYYGLSNFYQNHRRYVKSRDDSQLNGDPSALLNPSKECEPYRRNEDKPIAPCGAIANSMFNDTLELFLVANESDPKPIPIPLKKKGIAWWTDKNVKFRNPPGSESLEEKFKDTTKPVNWHKPVYELDPDDESNNGFINEDFIVWMRTAALPTFRKLYRLIERRDDLHPTLPAGQYYLNITYNYPVHSFDGRKRMILSTISWMGGKNPFLGIAYITIGSISFLLGVVLLVINHKYRNSSNTADITI; this is encoded by the exons ATGGCGATGAACTATAGCGCGAAGGATGAGGTGGACGGCGGGCCCACGGGTCCTCCCGGGGGCGCCGCCAAGACCCGGAGGCCGGATAACACGGCCTTCAAACAGCAACGGCTGCCCGCCTGGCAGCCCATCCTCACGGCCGGCACGGTGCTGCCCACCTTCTTCATCATCGGCCTCATCTTCATCCCCATCGGCATCGGCATCTTCGTCACCTCCAACAACATCCGTGAGATCGAG attGATTACACTGGAACAGAACCTTCCAGCCCCTGTAATAAATGTTTATCTCCGAATGTGACATCTTGTGCTTGTACCATTAACTTCACACTGAAACAGTCATTTGAG gGCAATGTGTTTATGTATTATGGACTGTCTAATTTCTATCAAAATCATCGTCGCTATGTGAAATCTCGAGATGATAGCCAGTTAAATGGGGACCCTAGTGCTTTGCTT AATCCAAGTAAGGAATGTGAACCTTATCgaagaaatgaagacaaaccAATTGCTCCCTGTGGAGCTATTGCCAACAGCATGTTTAATG ATACGTTAGAATTGTTTCTGGTTGCCAATGAATCTGATCCCAAGCCTATTCCAATTCCTTTGAAGAAAAAAGGTATTGCTTGGTGGACAgataaaaatgtgaaattcagaaatccacctggaaGTGAGAGCCTCGAAGAAAAGTTTAAAG ATACAACAAAGCCAGTAAACTGGCATAAACCAGTATATGAGCTAGACCCTGATGATGAAAGTAATAATGGATTCATAAATGAAGACTTTATAGTTTGGATGCGTACTGCAGCATTACCTACTTTTCGTAAGTTGTATCGTCTCATAGAGCGGAGAGATGATTTACACCCAACATTACCAGCTGGACAGTACTATTTGAACATCACATACa ATTACCCTGTACATTCTTTTGATGGACGGAAACGGATGATCTTGAGCACTATTTCATGGATGGGAGGAAAGAATCCATTTTTGGGAATTGCTTACATCACTATTGGATCCATCTCCTTCCTTCTGGGAGTTGTACTGCTAGTAATTAATCATAAATATAGAAACAGTAGTAACACTGCTGACATcaccatttaa